The Carassius gibelio isolate Cgi1373 ecotype wild population from Czech Republic chromosome B12, carGib1.2-hapl.c, whole genome shotgun sequence genome has a segment encoding these proteins:
- the cdc42ep4b gene encoding cdc42 effector protein 4 has protein sequence MPILKQLVSSSSQSKRRSRSDLTAEMISAPLGDFRHTMHVGRGGDAFGDTTFLSSHSGEPPKEPEVQQNFPKQSLLSRTFRSSKRSQSANRDKTDSSKLAPPGGSPSCVKNAISLPYLNEDDAGRGTGIHLPKSVSSSPLKKLPEDEVKPLNGATAPAVSDVELDERSFGELTDLRPSVPYTGGMKHAESIMSFNIDLGPSMLGDILSVMDKKGFDDDDLGFEEGKSNEGRSSPPQSPPNEVEEEDPLPPIRPPRQRQGTNPYTPELQSMNHQHLDSCSLSSSGSTMLDEKSHNQMYEGIMNNKKYSTPRIQDDREDFSYMDDEDDDDDDEIRV, from the coding sequence ATGCCTATTCTGAAGCAGCTTGTGTCCTCGTCCTCCCAGTCTAAGCGGCGTTCTCGTTCTGACCTAACTGCGGAGATGATCAGCGCACCTCTAGGAGACTTCCGTCACACTATGCACGTGGGTCGAGGAGGTGACGCATTTGGGGACACCACCTTTCTTAGCAGTCACTCAGGGGAGCCACCAAAGGAGCCAGAGGTACAGCAAAACTTTCCTAAACAGAGCCTCCTTTCCCGTACCTTCCGAAGCAGCAAGCGCTCCCAGTCGGCCAATCGTGACAAGACTGACAGTTCAAAACTGGCGCCCCCTGGTGGTTCGCCAAGTTGTGTAAAAAATGCAATCTCGCTGCCATATTTGAATGAGGATGATGCAGGAAGAGGTACTGGAATCCACCTTCCCAAGAGCGTGTCCTCAAGTCCTTTAAAGAAACTTCCAGAAGATGAAGTAAAGCCGCTTAATGGAGCCACAGCGCCTGCTGTATCAGACGTGGAGCTGGACGAGAGGAGTTTCGGAGAGCTGACTGACTTGCGTCCATCGGTTCCATACACAGGAGGCATGAAGCATGCCGAGTCCATCATGTCTTTCAACATTGATCTGGGTCCCTCCATGCTGGGCGACATCCTGAGCGTGATGGACAAGAAGGGCTTTGACGATGACGATCTGGGATTTGAAGAAGGGAAGAGTAATGAGGGGCGCAGCTCACCACCCCAGAGCCCTCCCAATGAGGTTGAAGAAGAGGACCCTCTTCCTCCGATCCGGCCCCCACGGCAAAGGCAGGGTACTAACCCTTACACTCCAGAGCTCCAATCCATGAACCATCAACACCTGGACAGCTGTTCCCTCTCCAGTTCAGGGTCCACCATGCTGGATGAAAAATCCCACAATCAGATGTATGAGGGGATCATGAACAACAAAAAGTACAGCACACCTCGCATTCAAGACGATAGGGAGGACTTCTCCTACatggatgatgaggatgatgatgacgacgatgagATTAGGGTGTGA
- the si:ch211-152f22.4 gene encoding E3 SUMO-protein ligase ZBED1, whose amino-acid sequence MSRRRVHFANDFHRGRGRRQRDFQKDRFMPLPYKRIYGPKWSHGKPNLQAQQNHNQQELPTNRGYGSNDKVLNIIIKDLQPLSSVTRHYLTRTLQSSLDVQLSASCIRNELQNLYRHKRVEVQNAVNNASNLALSAELWSSSEKVFYLTVSCHFITENWKLTSYVLDTAHLLTKHTAENAAEHLLRISNEWNVTEKTQSVVSNVDGIKKARINGGRWTYIPCFAHTLDKVFRETMQITDCESLLRKCQQIVAFFHQSDIASHNLQLYCASLSLRQSELIQSSGLNWLTTLHMLKNILLQWPAIFNVFVDRRVDDLCLSENERKIMENIVAVLNILKEVTEEAGSQGFSPISKIIPLVQKLQKELRKQWMGGNGIAKKLSKICDYHIGSSKKILQFRVSTALDPQYKTSVLQESGIEDITEEIRKQIRGSAEHCSRDTESQESVFQRYWKTTNISANALEFWKSNKEFKKLATVARKYLTVVSTAIPVERVHQLQESQLANRRNFLEPENVNMILFLNSNK is encoded by the exons ATGAGCAGAAGGAGAGTACACTTCG CAAATGATTTccacagaggaagaggaagaagacaaCGAGATTTTCAAAAGGACAGGTTCATGCCGCTTCCGTATAAACGTATATACG GGCCAAAATGGTCACATGGTAAGCCTAATTTACAAGCGCAACAGAACCATAATCAGCAAGAATTACCAACAAACAGAG GTTATGGCTCAAATGACAAAGTTTTGAATATAATTATAAAGGATCTGCAGCCCTTAAGTTCTGTGACAAGACATTATCTCACAAGGACTCTACAATCCTCTTTAGATGTTCAGTTAAGTGCCTCATGCATCCGAAATGAACTTCAGAACCTTTACAGACACAAGAGGGTGGAAGTCCAGAATGCAGTCAATAACGCAAGTAACCTCGCTCTCTCAGCGGAGTTGTGGAGCTCCAGTGAGAAGGTGTTTTACCTGACAGTGTCCTGTCACTTCATCACCGAAAACTGGAAGCTGACATCGTATGTGCTAGATACAGCCCATTTACTCACCAAGCATACAGCAGAGAACGCAGCAGAGCACCTTTTGAGAATTTCAAACGAGTGGAACGTCACAGAAAAAACTCAGAGTGTGGTCTCAAATGTTGACGGCATAAAGAAGGCCCGTATCAATGGAGGCAGATGGACCTATATACCTTGTTTTGCTCATACTTTGGATAAAGTTTTCAGGGAAACCATGCAGATAACCGACTGCGAATCTCTACTGAGGAAATGTCAGCAAATAGTTGCGTTTTTCCACCAAAGTGACATAGCCTCACACAATCTCCAGCTGTACTGTGCTTCTCTCAGTCTCAGGCAAAGTGAACTGATTCAGTCCAGTGGTCTAAATTGGCTTACTACTCTCCATATGCTGAAGAACATCTTATTGCAGTGGCCAGCCATCTTTAACGTTTTTGTCGACAGACGAGTGGATGATCTTTGTCTGAGtgagaatgaaagaaaaataatggaaaacattGTGGCAGTGCTGAATATTCTAAAGGAGGTCACAGAGGAAGCGGGAAGTCAAGGGTTCAGCCCAATCTCAAAAATCATACCGCTTGTGCAAAAACTGCAGAAAGAGTTGAGAAAACAATGGATGGGGGGGAATGGAATAGCGAAGAAACTGTCAAAAATATGTGACTATCATATTGGCAGCAGCAAGAAAATCCTTCAATTTAGAGTTAGCACAGCACTGGACCCGCAATACAAAACCAGCGTGCTGCAGGAGTCTGGCATTGAAGATATCACCGAAGAAATCAGGAAACAGATCAGAGGATCTGCAGAGCACTGCAGTCGTGACACtgaaagtcaagagtcagtcttTCAAAGGTACTGGAAAACAACAAACATTTCAGCGAACGCTCTTGAATTCTGGAAGAGCAATAAAGAGTTTAAAAAACTGGCGACGGTGGCCCGCAAGTACCTCACAGTGGTCTCCACTGCAATTCCAGTGGAACGTGTGCATCAGCTGCAGGAATCACAGCTCGCCAACAGGAGAAACTTTCTGGAGCCAGAGAATGTCAACATGATCCTGTTTCTGAACAGCAACAAATGA